A window of the Ostrea edulis chromosome 1, xbOstEdul1.1, whole genome shotgun sequence genome harbors these coding sequences:
- the LOC125676609 gene encoding uncharacterized protein LOC125676609 yields the protein MATHFICQPTEPLAHRYPLNPGPGKGHGAVSQYELLNAATKSHTEFPPPGWDTSQSSEESLPLCQVPIPAWRITSDLIGPDPQLCITPEKPISKYRPKKLVPESKPDYAIGCDPDLCVTPEKSIAERKIQGKNQTETLYGQQVRFNISESDNSVINQGFISRTNKSYKPCDYSDNLEESEPRKVFSAKPMQYTLQKTNDKPVYVPLADHNLEHSSEMPKTLTKETGVLPSVPSSKISKEERIVRVLKTDNPKKNTKSKAKTETEVDDPSKHISDPTNKRRVRVTRETREKPALSDYTYPFSDPTVDTAQEYEHVFMRPEYNSTLRMRKEIESIKESSVDIVKALDKKLQVSETASSDIREKASSKVNVTSPHFTGLVSLSVPVDNIDKSHIFRAKPVKHRPGQGKTREPDLMEFFSPEFQRESPELSTPGLPTTSEPLVTTAPMSAFELYRHNRVWDSNSYLRSRHK from the exons ATGGCCACACACTTCATCTGTCAGCCAACAGAACCTCTGGCACATCGGTATCCATTAAATCCGGGACCTGGAAAGGGACATGGTGCTGTGTCTCAGTATGAACTTCTTAATGCTGCCACAAAATCTCACACAGAGTTCCCTCCCCCTGGTTGGGACACTTCTCAGAGTTCGGAGGAATCTCTTCCACTATGTCAGGTACCCATCCCCGCCTGGAGAATTACTAGTGATCTGATTGGTCCTGATCCACAGCTGTGTATTACACCTGAGAAACCAATTTCCAAATACAGACCAAAGAAACTTGTCCCGGAGTCCAAGCCAGACTACGCAATAGGATGTGACCCCGACCTGTGTGTTACTCCTGAGAAAAGCATTGCTGAGAGAAAAATTCAGGGAAAAAATCAGACAGAAACCTTATATGGACAGCAGGTGAGGTTTAATATCAGTGAATCAGATAATTCTGTAATCAATCAGGGTTTTATTTCAAGGACAAATAAATCCTATAAACCTTGTGATTATTCTGACAATCTGGAGGAGTCTGAGCCAAGAAAAGTTTTCAGTGCTAAACCAATGCAGTACACACTGCAGAAGACAAATGATAAACCAGTGTATGTCCCTTTGGCTGATCACAATTTAGAGCACTCATCAGAGATGCCTAAAACTCTGACAAAGGAGACTGGTGTACTACCAAGTGTGCCATCTTCAAAAATCAGCAAGGAGGAAAGAATTGTTCGTGTATTAAAAACAGACAATCcaaaaaagaatacaaaatctaAAGCAAAAACAGAGACAGAGGTTGATGATCCTTCAAAGCACATCAGTGATCCAACCAATAAAAGGAGAGTCCGTGTCACCAGGGAGACCAGAGAGAAGCCAGCTCTTTCTGATTACACTTACCCATTCAGTGACCCAACAGTAGACACGGCTCAAGAATACGAGCATGTGTTTATGAGGCCAGAGTACAACAGCACACTAAGAATGAGGAAGGAGATTGAGAGCATCAAAGAAAGCAGTGTAGATATTGTAAAAGCTCTGGATAAAAAGTTGCAGGTCTCGGAAACCGCGTCATCAGATATCAGAGAAAAA GCTTCCTCCAAAGTGAACGTTACAAGTCCCCACTTCACAGGACTGGTCAGTCTAAGTGTCCCAGTGGATAACATTGACAAATCCCACATATTCCGAGCTAAGCCAGTCAAACACAGGCCCGGACAG GGTAAAACTCGTGAGCCAGACCTCATGGAGTTTTTCTCACCAGAATTCCAGAGAGAGTCCCCGGAGTTGTCTACCCCTGGACTCCCAACCACCTCAGAGCCTTTAGTAACTACGGCACCCATGTCAGCCTTTGAACTGTACCGGCATAACAGAGTGTGGGACAGTAACAGTTATCTCAGATCTAGACACAAGTGA